A window of Streptomyces sp. Je 1-332 genomic DNA:
TAGGCGGTCGCCAGGCGGAAGTGTTCCTGCGCGGATTCGAGGGCGACCCGCAGCAGGGTCTGCATGTCCTGCCAGCCGAAACTGGCCGAGCCTCGAACGACCTGTACCACCGCTCCACCAGCGGGCGTGTGCTCGATGAAACGGTCCCGTTCATCGAACAGGGTGTCGTGACACTCGGCCCAGTTCTGGGCGAAGGCGGCCGCGATGCCATCGACGGCAGGCCCGCGTACCTGGACGTGTGTGTCGCGCCACTCGTTCGCGTTGCGGGCGTCCCCGCACCACTCTTCGGCGATCCCCACCCCGCCGGTGAACGCCATGTTCTCGTCGACGACCAGCACTTTGCGGTGACAACGGTGATTCTGCTTGAGGGGAGAGAGATAGAGCGGCTTGCGGAACCATGCCACCTGGGCTCCGGCCTCTTCCATCATGTCCAGCAGCTCCTGCTCGATGAGGCGGCTACCGAAGCCGTCGAGGAGCAGGCGGACCCGCACACCGTGGCGGGCCCGGTCGGCGAGGGCATCGGCGAACTGGCGGGCTATCTCGCCACGCCAGTACACGAACGTCATCATGTCCACCGTGTGCTCGGCAGCACGAATTCCGTCCAGCATCGCCTTGAAGATCTCATCCCCGTTCCGCAACGGGAGGAGCGAATTGCCCTCGGTGGCGGCTACTCCGATCAACCGTTCCAGACGTCGCCGCATCCGTTGCCTGCGCTCGTCCGCGGGCTGGCGCGGCACCTCGGCATGCTGGGCTGACGCCGCGGATCTGCTGTCTGTGCTTGTCATGCTCTTCCTTGGCCGGTCGAGGCAACTTCCCCAGATGCCCGGTGTGGCCGACGGGGTGAGCTGACTGTTGAGGAACTAGTGGCTACGGTCAGTGGTGGCCGCGGGCGCTGGAAGACGCCCCGCCGAAGAGCCTCGCGACCGCACGAAAAGGAAGAGTGACAACCGTGGCGATGGCCCCGCCAATGGCACGGAACACATCTGCAATGGCCTTGAGCATTTCCTGGACCTCCATGCTGGTTTTCCTGCTGAGCTGAGCACTTGGCACCCTGTGGGGGCTGCCTCTGCCGATTGCCCTGCGGATGGAGCCAGAAACAAATTCACGCGGTTCCGTGGCGAGGCGTGGTGCTGGGCGTAGCGACGGACGGAGCCGTCATGTCGAGCAGGAGCAGGGCGTCGTGGTTGGGGCTGCCAGGGTCGGCGGTGTAGACGCCGATGCGCTGGCCGGGGGTGCCTTCGACGTGCAGCGACTGGGACGTGAGGGTGAGCGTGCCGACCTGGGGGTGGCGGAAGGTCTTGTGGGCGGGTTTACGTCCCGTCACTTCGTAGCGCTCCCACAGACCGGCGAAGTCGGGGCTCTTCAGAAGCAGTTCGCCGACGAGGTTGGTGAGGTCGGGCGCGTCGGGGGCCGTGCCCGCGATGGCACGCAGGCGGGCGACACAGGCGGTGATCTGCCGCTCCCAGTCGGGGAAGAGGTCGCGGGCCGCGGGATGCAGAAAGAGATAGCGGGCGAGGTTGCGGTGCTTGGCCGGCCAGTCGTCCAGGCCCGCGTAGAGGGCGAGGCCGCCGGGGTTCCAGGCGAGCATCTCCATGCTGCGGCTGATGACGTAGGCGGGGTTCGGGCGCAGTGACTCAAGCAGCAGCTTCAGGTGTGGGCGCACACTGCGGCTCGGGGCCGGGGGCGGTTCGGCCACGTAGCGGGCGGCGCGGGCGGCGAGCTCGCGCAGGTGCTGGTGCTCCTGGTCGTCCATGCGCAGGGCGCGGGCCAGCGAGTCGAGGACCGCTGGGCTTGGGCGGGTCTCCTTGCCGCGCTCCAGGCGTACGTAGTAGTCGATGCTGATGCCGGCGAGGGTGGCCAGCTCCTCGCGACGCAGGCCGGGGGTGCGGCGGACACCGGCGCCGACGGTGAGGCCGACGTGTTCGGGACTGGTCTGGGTGCGGCGGGCGCGCAGGTAGCGGCCCAGCTCGGCGCCCTCGTTGTGCGCGCTCTGGGATGCCATGGATCCAGTCTTATCCGGCCAGTGCCCGCGGCGCAGGCGCGAGGGGGGCCCTGTCATTACCCCTGAAGGGCCCGCCCTGCCACATCTCCGCGATCCGGCCGACGCTGGATGAGCAAGACGCCGACACCCCCGCACGACGTTGGATGAGCAAGACGCCGACACCCCCGCACGACGCTGGATGAGCAAGACGCCGACACCTCCGCATGACGCGAGTTGCCGGCGCAGGCGCACCCTGCCGGACCGCAGGACGATCAGGGTGTTGAGCGATGTCACGATGAGAAGAGGGCGAGATGCGCTACGTCAACCTGCGTGACCTGGAAGTTTCCCGGATCGGTCTGGGCGCCATGGGCATGTCCCACGGCTACACCGGTTCCGGCACCGACGACGCGGAGTCGATCAGGACCGTGCACCGAGCGCTGGAGCTGGGCGTCACGCTCATCGACACCGCCGAGATCTACGGGCCCTACACGAACGAGGAACTGCTGGGCCAGGCGCTGAGGGGGCGCCGGGACCAGGTCGTGCTGGCCACCAAGTTCGGCCTCGTCTCGCACGGCGGCGGCGGATCCTGGAACCTGGACTCCGGCCCGGCCAACATCCGCACCGCGGTCGAGGGCTCCCTGAAGCGGCTCGGCACCGACCACATCGACCTGTACTACCAGCACCGCGTCGACCCGAACACGCCGATCGAGGAGACCGCCGGCGCTGTCCGCGACCTGATCGCCGAGGGCAAGGTGCGTGCCTTCGGGCTCTCGGAGGCCGGCCCCGACACGATCCGCCGCGCCCACGCCGTCCAACCGGTCACCGCGGTCCAGTCCGAGTACTCACTGTTCACCCGCGGCATCGAGGAGCGCGTGCTGCCCGTCCTGCGGGAGCTGAACATCGGCCTCGTGCCGTTCTCCCCCCTGGGTCGCGGCTTCCTGACCGGCACCGTCCGCTCCACCGACCAGTTCGACGAGACCGACTTCCGGCGTGGCAACCCGCGCTTCAGTGGTGAGAACTTCCAGCGCAACCTGGCCCTGGCCGACGAGGTCAAGGCCCTGGCCGATGAGGCCGGCGCCACGCCCGGTCAGGTGGCGCTGGCCTGGCTGCTCGCCCAGGGTGACGACATCGCCCCGATCCCCGGTACCAAGCGGGTGTCCCGCGTCGAGGAGAACACCGCCGCCGACGCCGTCACGCTGACCGACGAGCAGCTGGACAGGCTCTCCAGCCTGCCGCCCGCCGCGGGCGCCACCCACACCGAGGCCCAGGCCCGGATGCTCGAACGCTGACGCCGCCCCGCCCCCCGGCCGCGACACCAGCCGACCCCCGTTTGGAGTAACACCCCATGCGTGCAGCAGTGATGTACGGAGCCGGAGACGTCCGCGTAGAGGACCGGCCCGACCCCAAGACTGTCCAGCCGACCGACGCCGTGGTGCGCACGCTCGCCGCATGCGTGTGCGGCAGCGACCTGTGGCCCTACGCATCCATGCCCGCCACCGACACCGGGCGCCCCATGGGCCACGAGTTCCTGGGAGTCGTGGAGGAGACCGGGACGAACGTGACCGCTCTCACCCCCGGTGACCTGGTCGTCGCCCCGTTCACCTACAGCGACAACGCCTGCGACTACTGCGCGAAGGGCCTGCACATCTCCTGCCGCAACGGCGGCCGGTACGGCTTCGACGGCGTGGACGGTGGGCAGGGCGAAGCAGTCCGCGTCCCGTATGCGGACGGCACTTTGGTGAAGCTGCCGGTGGCCGCCGACTCCGCGCTCCTGCCCTCCCTGCTGGCTCTGAGCGACGTGATGACCACCGGTCACCATGGCGCTGTCACCGCCGGAGTCGCCCGCGGCGACACCGTGCTCGTCGTCGGGGACGGGGCCGTCGGCCTGTGCGCGGTGATCGCCGCCAAGCGGCTCGGCGCCGAGCGGATCGTACTCGCAGGCCGTCACGCAGACCGCACCACACTCGGCGGGCACTTCGGCGCCACCGACGTGGTCGCCGAACGCGGCGAGGAGGGCATCGCCCGTATCCGCGAGTTGACCGGCGGAGTGGACAAGGTGATCGAGGCCGTCGGCACCGGCCAGGCCCTGGACACCGCCCTCGGGGCGGTCCTGGACGGCGGCACCATCAGCCGCCTGGGCGTGCCCCAGCATGAGCAGGGCCCGATCGGCCCGGCCGTCTTCATGCGGAACATCACCCTCACCGGCGGGGCCAGCCCCGCCCGCGCCTATATCGAGCAGCTGCTGCCCGACGTCCTGGACGGCACCATCACCCCCGGCCGCGTCTTCGACCGGACCTTCTCCCTCGACCGGACGTCCGACGCCTACCGGGACATGGCCGAACGCCGGGTCCTCAAGGCCCTCATCCATCCCTGAGCCCCAACTCGCCCGCACCACGAAGGACTTCCCCCATGCAGCACGTGACCTTGAACAACGGCGTCCGCATGCCGCTTCTCGGCTTCGGCGTCTACCAGATCCCCGCCGAGGACACCGAACGCGCCGTCTCCGACGCGCTGGCCGCCGGCTATCGCCTGCTCGACACCGCAGCCGCGTACGGCAACGAGGAAGCCGTCGGGCGCGCCATCAAGTCCAGCGGAATTCCGCGCGAGGACCTGTTCGTCACCACCAAGCTGTGGGTCCAGAACGCCCCCGCCCAGGACAACACCAAGCACGCCTTCGAGACGTCCCTGGGCAAGCTGGGCCTGGACTACCTCGACCTGTATCTGATGCACCAGCCGTTCGGCGACGTCTACGGTCAGTGGCGCGCGATGGAAGCCCTGAACCGCGAGGGCGTGGCCAAAGCGATCGGCGTCGCGAACTTCTACCCCGACCGGCTGATCGACCTGATCGTCAACAACGAGGTCACCCCGGCGGTCAACCAGATCGAGACCCACCCCTTCTTCCAACGCGCCGACTACCAGGACCTGATGCGCGAGCACGGGGTGCAGATCCAGTCATGGGGCGGCTTCGCCGAGGGCCGGAACGACCTGTTCACCAACCCTCTCCTCGCCGGCATCGGCAAGGAGTACGGCAAGTCCGTCGCCCAGGTCGTCCTGCGCTGGCTCACCCAGCGCGGTGTCATCGCCATCCCCAAGTCCGACGTGCCGAGCGCATGACCGAGAACATCGACGTCTTCGACTTCCGGCTCACCGACGAACAGATGGTCCAGATCACCACCCTCGACACCGGCGGCTCCCTGTTCTTCGACCACCACGACCCCGAGATCGTCGCCCGTCTCGCCGAGCGCCGCTTGGATGCCTGACCTACGCCACCCAGAGATCGGGCGGCCGACCAGGAGCCGGCCGCCGCTCGCTCTTCCCCCCATCGGATCGCCGCGTGAAGGGACTAGCCATGCACCAACGGGACCACACCGCCGCCCGGCGTCGGACGATCCTGCGCGCCGCATTGCTGACCGGGGTCACTGCCATGACCATGCCTCACGTCACCAGCTGCTCATCCGCGGACGAGCAGCAGACTCCGGAACCGAGCCGAACGCCGGGTCCGACGGCGGGTGGTGGGGTGCGCGGCAAGGTGTTGCTCGCGTACTTCTCCCGCCCCGGCGAGAACTACTACTACGGGGAACGCACCCACCTGGAGGTCGGCAACACCGAGGTCATGGCTCGCAAGATTCGCGCCCTCATCGACTGCGACGTGTACCGCATCGAGCCCGTCGACGCCTATCCGGCGAGCTACGACGCGACCGTGAAGCGCAACGTCCGTGAACAGCAGGCCGACGCTCGCCCCGCCATCAAGGGCGGGCTGCCTGAACTCGACGGCTACGAAACCGTGTTGCTGGGCAGTCCCATCGGGAACGTGCGCGCACCCATGATCATGACGACGTTCACGGAGCAGCTCGACTTTGCCAACAAGACCGTAGTCCCCTTCACCACACACGCAATGAGCGGCTTGGGCACCACCGCACGCGACTACGCCGACTCATGCCGGGGCGCCATCTTCGCCCAAGGTCTGGCCGTCCAAGGAGAAGAAGTCGGAAAGGCGGACCGCGCCATCAGGGCCTGGCTGAACCGCATCGGTTTCGCCATGGCCTGATGCGTCCGTCGCCAACCGCCGGTGCGATGTCCGGCCGGCCGCGCCTACGGGTGCGTGTCCGTGATCGCGATGACCTCGTCGAGGCGGTCCAGGGCAGCCTGCAGGTCGTGGACCTTGGCCTGGATGCGGTCACGCTCGGCGCGCAGCATGGCACGTTGATCGGCGTCGGTGTGCCCAGAGTCCCAGCACGGGAGGAGTTCCGTGATCCTTCGGCTGGTCAGGCCGGCGGCGTACATCTGCTGGAAGAAGCGGACCAGGGTGATGGCGTCCTGCCGGTAGAGGCGCTGGCCGGATGGGCTGCGCTCCGCGATGAGCAGCCCCTGTTGCTCGTAGTAGCGCACGGCGCGTACGGAGACGCCGGCGCCCCGCGCCACCTCGCCGATGCGGACCAGCCGCTCGGTCGCGGCCTCTGTGACGGTCATGGTGATTCCTCTCACCCCGGCCTGGACGTCCAGCACTTGCCTCTGACGTCAACGTCAGGTTTTAGCGTACCGGGCATGGACATCAACAACTCAGTCGCCCTCGTCACCGGAGCCAACCGCGGCCTGGGCCGCGCCTTCACCCAGCGCCTGCTCGAACGGGGCGCCCGCAAGGTCTACGCCACAGCCCGCCGACCGGAGGCCGTGGATCTGCCCGGGGTCGAGGTGCTGCCCCTCGACATCGCCGATCCCGCATCCGTGAAGGCCGCCGCAGAGGCTGCCGCGGACGTCTCGCTGCTCATCAACAACGCGGGGATCCAGACGGGAACGGACCTGGTGACCGGTTCGCTGGACGCGGTCCGGCACGAGCTGGAGACCAACGTGTTCGGGCACCTGCAAATGATCCGGGAGTTCGCGCCGGCGCTCGCCGGGAACGGCGGGGGAGCGATCGTCAACGTGCTCTCCGCCATGTCGTGGTTCGGAGGCAAGGGCGCCAATGCCTACCACCTGACCAAGGCCGCAGCCTGGGCCATGACCAACGGCGTCCGCCTGGAGCTCGCCGAGCAGGGCACGCTCGTGACAGCGGTGCATCTCGGTTTGGCCGACACCGACATGGCCGCAGGCTGGCCCGTGGACAAGATCGCACCGTCTGACCTGGCCGACGCTGCGCTCGACGGTGTCGAGGCAGGCTCCGCCGAGGTCCTCGCCGACCAGTGGAGTAGGGACGTCAAGTCCCGGCTGCCGCTGACGCCGGAAGACTTCAACGCCGCGATGGACCGCGCCCTGGCGGCGCTGTCGAGTCGGCGGTAGGAGCGGGCGCGGGCCGTCTCCGCTATATACATCAGCGAGAAATGAGGGTGCCCTAGGTCACGGGAGAAATGCGGAACCAGGAAACGTAGATCTGCATCCGGGGTTTTGGCTCATGCGGGGCGCCAGATAAGTTGCTCACCTGGCGTCCCGACTTCCGGTCGTGATGTACTCGAATGTACTCGTCGCCAATGCCGGCGCTTTTCCACTTGCCCGAGGAGATTAACATGAAGCCTTCCCGATCTCGCTTGATCGCCATAGGCGCTGCCGTCGCGTGTGCTGCAGGCGCCGTGGCCATCTCCCCAGCGATTTCGGAAGTGCAATCACCTTCCGAGGAGGATCGAGAGGGTAATGCCGATCGCGTGATCATTGCTGGGGAGCGTGTGAACATCCTCCAGAAGAAGAGCGAAAAATGGAAGGAGGGGGCCAAGACGCAGTGGGACTGGTGGGTCACGGACAGCACCCCTGCACGGGTCTATGGCGAGTGCGGAAAAGACTGGAAGCAGCACTTCGCCGGTGGCGCGACGGAAGCGAAGCTGTCGCGTGACGGGAAGTCCGTGGTGGTGGCTTCCTCGGCCGGTGGGGTCGCAGTAGTGCCGTACAACCCTGCAGGGCCCGCACGGCCGAAGACGGCGGCCTCCTTCGTAGCGTGTCCGGGCGGTAGTCCGCATTCTGCCGAAATGCTTCCCGACGGTAATGTCGCGGTGGCGACGGCGAGTGGAATCTTCCTGTACTCGGCCACCCGCCCGGCTGATGGAAAAAACGGTTGGGGAGATGGGGACTACGTGGACTGGGTGGAGCTTCCCGCCGCGCATGGCCTTCATTGGGACGAAGAGCGAAAGAAGCTCTGGGCGTCGGGCAGCACGAAGGGCCTGGATAAAGCAGACGGCAAGGGGATGGTCCTGGGTATCACCTATTCCGGCAAGCCCAAAACTCCCAAGTTCGGCAAGACGCCTGCAAAGTACGTGATGCCGACGACCGGTAAGGAACTCGGAGATATAGGGTGGGGAGAGGGTAATGCCTCAGATGGAGTTGCCTATTACGATTCTCCCCACGAGCTCTCTCCCATTCCTGACGGAGTCCGGGATGGCGGGACCATGGCCATCACGACAGACCTGTCGATATACGAATTCAACCCCGACGCGGCGGGAGAAAAGTTCACCTCGCCTCGTCGGCCCATTCCCGGAGCGGCTGAGTGGAACCACGACAAGCACCCACTCAACGAACTCAAGGGACTTTCCATCCGTTCCGACGGGGCGGCAGCCTACGCACGCGGAGCAACCTTCGTGAAGAACGAACGCACGTGCAACACCTACAGTGCTGCCTATATCGACTTCTTCATCAAGGGGAAGCACGACGAGCTGCAGCTCGCACAATGCAACAACCCAAACGCAAACCCTGCTGACGCGGACAAGAAATACACTGCGGGGAGCATCTACAAGGTGCGCTGGGTCGCTGCGAGTGTGACCTGACGGTCCAGGTGGCCTTCGAGGACGGCACCACCGCCGACTTCACCTTCCGCTTCCGCTCAGGAGCCCACTTCCGGCGGCCATGACGCGAGCGCAACGGTGCAGTGGGTGTACCGGGCGCACCGCCCGAAAGTATTCGTCAGGCGCCGTTCCAGACCGGGGCGTCCACCCCCCACAGGCCGGGCGGGCGCGCCCAGTCCACCGGTCCCCCCTCGTACGACACCGGCGGCAGGGCGTGCCGCAGTCGGCCCATGGGGCTGGCGGTCTCGGTCAGCCGGTGCTCGGCGTCGAAGCCCCCGTCTTCGCCCGGAGCGCTTGCCAGATCGTGGACCAACCAGTGCGCGGTCTGCGTCAGGGCCAGACGGACAAGACGGGTACCGCCCGTGCGGTGCTGCTCGGTGAGCGCGCGTAGGACCCCGGCCGCGAGCAGATATCCGGTGCCGTGGTCGAGCGCCTGGG
This region includes:
- a CDS encoding phospholipase D-like domain-containing protein — encoded protein: MRRRLERLIGVAATEGNSLLPLRNGDEIFKAMLDGIRAAEHTVDMMTFVYWRGEIARQFADALADRARHGVRVRLLLDGFGSRLIEQELLDMMEEAGAQVAWFRKPLYLSPLKQNHRCHRKVLVVDENMAFTGGVGIAEEWCGDARNANEWRDTHVQVRGPAVDGIAAAFAQNWAECHDTLFDERDRFIEHTPAGGAVVQVVRGSASFGWQDMQTLLRVALESAQEHFRLATAYFAPDAYFIELLCAAARRGVEVEILLPGPHTDKRVCQLAGQHYYATLLSCGVKIFQYQPTMMHAKVITVDRIAALVGSTNFNRRSLNHDEEVMLAVLDEDFTATLDQHFDQDLRKSKQMLHSRWKRRPVTQRARELAVAPIRRYL
- a CDS encoding LPFR motif small protein gives rise to the protein MLKAIADVFRAIGGAIATVVTLPFRAVARLFGGASSSARGHH
- a CDS encoding helix-turn-helix transcriptional regulator; the encoded protein is MASQSAHNEGAELGRYLRARRTQTSPEHVGLTVGAGVRRTPGLRREELATLAGISIDYYVRLERGKETRPSPAVLDSLARALRMDDQEHQHLRELAARAARYVAEPPPAPSRSVRPHLKLLLESLRPNPAYVISRSMEMLAWNPGGLALYAGLDDWPAKHRNLARYLFLHPAARDLFPDWERQITACVARLRAIAGTAPDAPDLTNLVGELLLKSPDFAGLWERYEVTGRKPAHKTFRHPQVGTLTLTSQSLHVEGTPGQRIGVYTADPGSPNHDALLLLDMTAPSVATPSTTPRHGTA
- a CDS encoding aldo/keto reductase translates to MRYVNLRDLEVSRIGLGAMGMSHGYTGSGTDDAESIRTVHRALELGVTLIDTAEIYGPYTNEELLGQALRGRRDQVVLATKFGLVSHGGGGSWNLDSGPANIRTAVEGSLKRLGTDHIDLYYQHRVDPNTPIEETAGAVRDLIAEGKVRAFGLSEAGPDTIRRAHAVQPVTAVQSEYSLFTRGIEERVLPVLRELNIGLVPFSPLGRGFLTGTVRSTDQFDETDFRRGNPRFSGENFQRNLALADEVKALADEAGATPGQVALAWLLAQGDDIAPIPGTKRVSRVEENTAADAVTLTDEQLDRLSSLPPAAGATHTEAQARMLER
- a CDS encoding alcohol dehydrogenase catalytic domain-containing protein; amino-acid sequence: MRAAVMYGAGDVRVEDRPDPKTVQPTDAVVRTLAACVCGSDLWPYASMPATDTGRPMGHEFLGVVEETGTNVTALTPGDLVVAPFTYSDNACDYCAKGLHISCRNGGRYGFDGVDGGQGEAVRVPYADGTLVKLPVAADSALLPSLLALSDVMTTGHHGAVTAGVARGDTVLVVGDGAVGLCAVIAAKRLGAERIVLAGRHADRTTLGGHFGATDVVAERGEEGIARIRELTGGVDKVIEAVGTGQALDTALGAVLDGGTISRLGVPQHEQGPIGPAVFMRNITLTGGASPARAYIEQLLPDVLDGTITPGRVFDRTFSLDRTSDAYRDMAERRVLKALIHP
- a CDS encoding flavodoxin translates to MHQRDHTAARRRTILRAALLTGVTAMTMPHVTSCSSADEQQTPEPSRTPGPTAGGGVRGKVLLAYFSRPGENYYYGERTHLEVGNTEVMARKIRALIDCDVYRIEPVDAYPASYDATVKRNVREQQADARPAIKGGLPELDGYETVLLGSPIGNVRAPMIMTTFTEQLDFANKTVVPFTTHAMSGLGTTARDYADSCRGAIFAQGLAVQGEEVGKADRAIRAWLNRIGFAMA
- a CDS encoding MerR family transcriptional regulator; the protein is MTVTEAATERLVRIGEVARGAGVSVRAVRYYEQQGLLIAERSPSGQRLYRQDAITLVRFFQQMYAAGLTSRRITELLPCWDSGHTDADQRAMLRAERDRIQAKVHDLQAALDRLDEVIAITDTHP
- a CDS encoding SDR family oxidoreductase, whose protein sequence is MDINNSVALVTGANRGLGRAFTQRLLERGARKVYATARRPEAVDLPGVEVLPLDIADPASVKAAAEAAADVSLLINNAGIQTGTDLVTGSLDAVRHELETNVFGHLQMIREFAPALAGNGGGAIVNVLSAMSWFGGKGANAYHLTKAAAWAMTNGVRLELAEQGTLVTAVHLGLADTDMAAGWPVDKIAPSDLADAALDGVEAGSAEVLADQWSRDVKSRLPLTPEDFNAAMDRALAALSSRR
- a CDS encoding DUF6528 family protein translates to MKPSRSRLIAIGAAVACAAGAVAISPAISEVQSPSEEDREGNADRVIIAGERVNILQKKSEKWKEGAKTQWDWWVTDSTPARVYGECGKDWKQHFAGGATEAKLSRDGKSVVVASSAGGVAVVPYNPAGPARPKTAASFVACPGGSPHSAEMLPDGNVAVATASGIFLYSATRPADGKNGWGDGDYVDWVELPAAHGLHWDEERKKLWASGSTKGLDKADGKGMVLGITYSGKPKTPKFGKTPAKYVMPTTGKELGDIGWGEGNASDGVAYYDSPHELSPIPDGVRDGGTMAITTDLSIYEFNPDAAGEKFTSPRRPIPGAAEWNHDKHPLNELKGLSIRSDGAAAYARGATFVKNERTCNTYSAAYIDFFIKGKHDELQLAQCNNPNANPADADKKYTAGSIYKVRWVAASVT